Within Paramormyrops kingsleyae isolate MSU_618 chromosome 24, PKINGS_0.4, whole genome shotgun sequence, the genomic segment ACACGGTGGGGATTAAGTTAGTCCTAGCTGATCCAACAGAGACAATACTGTCTGAATCAGTGGCTCTGGGTGTGAAGAAAGTGAATGGAACAAACTTTCAGCAGACCTCCTTCTCCATTATGAACTCTTCCAATGTGCAGGTGTGACCCCGGCTGTTAATTTCACAAATGAAGCTCACTTTCTGGTGACTGTACCTGTACATCACTGTGATGTTGTCAGTATATAAACTGCTCATTCTGACCTTTTTGATTGGTATACATTCCAGCCTGTTCGGCACTCTCTGTGCTTGTTTGTCCAGAGCATGTTACCACCTGTTTGACACTCTGTGCTGCTTATTTGTCTGTAGCACGTTCCTGCCTGTTTGTTTGGCAATCTATGTGCTACTTGTGTGTCTGCAGCACTTTTCAGCCTGTTTGGTACTCTCTGTGCTGCATGTTTGTCTGGAGCACGTTCCCGCCTGTTTGACACTCTCTGTGCTACTTGTTTGTCTGGTGCATGATCCTGCCAGTTTGAATCTCTCTGTCCTGCTTATTTGCGTGATGCTTGTTCCTGCCTGTTTGCCACTATGTGCTGCTTGTTTGTCTGCAGCACGTTCCTGCCTGTTTGACACTTTCTGTCTTGCATGTTCGATTGGAGTAGATTCCTGGTTGTTTGAAACTCTCTATGCTGCTTGTTTCAGATTGATGGGAGTGGAGGTCTCAAAGCAGCTGCATCATCTCCAGTGCCTCAGGGCTCCATTACACTACCAGCTTCCCTGACCAGCAACCTGACATCTCAGGACAAACTTCTAGCTTCCAGAGTTCAGTTCAACTTCTACCAGAAGAGCACCGTGTTTGTGGTACCTGTTGGCTGTTTTTGCATCTCTGTGCTTTCAGCACTTTGCTGTCACCAGGAGGCTgattgacaccccccccccccccaccatcccctTCCAGGACAAATCACTATCACGTGAGAATCGTGTACTAAACAGCGGCATTCTCGGCTCCAGCGTAGCCAACCTGTCCATCAGTGGCTTAAAAGATGACGTGGAATTCGTTCTAAAGACCACAGAGCCCAACGACAAAAAGGTTTGCTGTGGTTTTCAGGGTTTGTTCAAAAGGTGTTTCTGCGTCTTTTTACTTCATTGTCTCTCTCCACAGAAAAATGTCTACTGTGTATTCTGGAACTTCACAGAAAACAGTATGTATTGTTTTACTGTCCATTTATAGTCCTCATTTATCGCTTAAAAACCTTTATAGACTAAGTATGAAACTAAATTGCACCTAGCATGGTCCTGTATTCTTGTTGTGTTTCATAGATGGATCTGGGGGTTGGAGTAGTGCTGGTTGCTCTGTTCAGAACACCACCAGTGAGCAGACCACGTGCAGGTGCAACCACCTCACTAGCTTTGCTGTGCTGCTGGTTAGTACGCCTGCTCCTGTCTCCTGGATATTATACTTGAGAGCTAAGCAATAATTGACTGGAGGATGCTGGGTCGTCCTTGGCAAATCCCTATTGGTGTTGTGATGTATGTCACTCTTGTTCCTGACAGGACATTTCCATGGATAACAGTATTAGCCCTGTGCAGAATGAAATCCTCACCTACATCTCCTACATCGGCTGTGGAATATCTGCAATCTTTCTCTCTGTGACGCTGCTGACCTACCTGGCTTTTGAGTGAGTCATATGACCAGTGCTTTCCATCAGCATTACGGacgacatccatccatccttctgtcTTGCAGCCATTTATTCTGACCAGGGGTACAGGGGGCGCTAGCACCATTTATGGGCTGGTGTATGTTCTTGCATTGTAAGGTTGAGTCATCCTCTCTGTTGTGTCTGCCCCAGGAAGTTGCGCAGGGACATCCCCGCCAAGATCCTGATCCAGCTGTGCCTGGCACTGCTGCTGCTCAACCTGGTCTTCCTGCTGGACTCCTGGCTGGCACTTTATCCTCAGGCCAAGGGTCTCTGCATCTCTACTGCCTTCTTCTTGCACTACTTCCTGCTGGCCTCCTTCACCTGGATGGGATTGGAGGCCTTCCACATGTACCTGGCATTGGTCAAGGTCTTCAACACTTATGTGACCAGATACATGCTGAAGTTCTGCATTGTTGGCTGGGGTACAAGCTCTAGTGTTTCTCGCCATCCTGAGTCTGTTCTCTGGATGGTTTCAGATTATCTTGGAGTCTTTATGATACCGTATTTTGTGTCTAATCTTCTGATTTTGTTTGATATTTTAGGTGCTCCACTTATTGTGGTTGTCATTATCATCTCTGTCAATAAAGACTACTATGGCTTTGGTTCCTATGGGCGCTTCCCCGATGGTTCCAAAGACACTTTGTGAGTGTCAAGAAgcataataatcataataaagaTTCTCTTTGATTGCTTTTACCTTGCAAGCTACTCAGACTAACATTTAAATGAACATTAGCATGTTAGAACTTAGGGTTGCATCTAAGGTGAATAAGTGACTTCAAGGGTTTAGGAGATCAATGGGAATTCAAGTGCTCAGAGAAATGCTAGGAGTAGTTctaattcatccatccatgttctgaAAAAGCATAATCCTaactggggttggggggggggggggggggggggaaacctatcccgggaacaatgggtgcaagcaggaaccaaccctgggccaTTGCCAACACACCGCAGGAGAAGATCTAATCAAGCAAGGTTTTCCAGGGTAGTATGTACACTGTAAACCCGGATAAGAGTATCAGTGGACAAGACAGTGACCATTATCCTTCCATGTCCATCCAGCTGCTGGCTGGCTGACCTGACTGTGTTCTACGTGGGAGTTGTAGCCTACTTCTGCCTGGTGTTCCTGATCAACCTGGCCATGTttgtggtggtgctggtgcaGCTGTGTCGGATAAAGCGGCAGAACCCCCACAATTCGCAGCACCGGAGCGTGCTGCAGGATCTGCGCAGCGTGGCTGGCCTCACCATCCTGCTGGGGCTCACCTGGGGATTCGCCTTCTTTGCTTGGGGACCTCTCAACCTGCCCTTCATGTACCTCTTCTCCATTTTCAATTCTCTGCAGGGTGAGGTTGTCCAGCACAGAGACACttttgtaaaaatgtacttttgcacatatattaaaaaacaccaaacacaGTGAGCAACAAGTGTAACCATATTTATAACTGTACAGACACTTCTTTTGAAAGTTATTTACCCTGAACCGCTGTAAAGTCCCCATAAATATCTATAATAAATTTCAGCTCACATTCTTCCTGACCAACTGGAAGCAGCACActtgaatttctttttttaaccgCAGGGTTCTTCATCTTTATCTTCCATTGTGCCATCAAAGAAAACGTCCGTCAGCAGTGGAGGACCTACCTGTGCTGTGGGAGACTAAGGCTACCTGAGAACTCTGGTAAAACCCATGATCTTCCTCATTCAGGCTCCCTCAGATAGCACCAGGCCAGTCGGTGGGCCAATTGGCTGCTGTGCTGGTCAGAAGAAAAATAATTGtacaaatattatataaattacAACAGCGTTTCAGAAGGTTAACCGGTGAGTTttcttgcacacacacacacaaacacacacacatacgcacagctttgtaattatatctctccatttctatgggcaaacccttaatcccaacatgacgaccttaacccccacccagccctaacctctGTGTATCGCCACACCCTTTGTCAGTGGCGCCCCCAGCTGTACGCCAAATACGCACAATGCGTACCCTAGCAGTAGCACAAGACAATCCTCTTATTAAAAGCGACTTTGGACTTGTTTTTCTGTAAAATTGCTGCAGGACAGTCCCCAGGCATCCTGCACCCCAGGCAAATACCGTAACAGGGAAtttcacacacatacaaaatgcaagcaaatacaaaacaaaatacaacaaaattcCACACCTCCCAAATATTGCACATGAACAACAACGTTAATAAACAACAACTGCAAACATAAgaagaaatgcatgctgggacacTAACTGCCCACCTCCCAGTGTCGTTCAACGAGAGTTAAGTTAGAGTTAAGTTAGTTAGATATTGATCGATGATATTGATTTTTGAAGTTGTACTTTTGTGAAATGTGATAAATACTGAATCTGTTGGCACATCACCATTAAATAATCATTAGTATTAATAATCATTAATATTAAGACATTGAAGTGTTCCACTCCATTTGTGTAGAAGGAAGAATCATACGGAAATATTACAGATTTATTCTATAAATCCATTAgcctattattttattttctaatatTTTTATCAGTGCCCTAAAACTCCATCATTGAtctaaaaataaatagaaagcAAGCTTGCCTCAAATGCTAATATTAATAAAGACAAAATGATGGCCGACCCGCTTTATAtgcttaaatttaattttaactgaCCCGCCcacacattaaaatatttttgtttgacTTGTAACCGTGGACCCATCAGCCTGTGCACCACTGGTGTGAGTACCACGAACGACAATACTGTGGGTACCCCTGGTCATTGTCATTGCCATGGTTACATCAGATATTAAGATTTTTGCCTAAATAGCCAGTAGGGGCAGCATGGAGTCCAAACTGCTCAACTAAAATGACCAAGTTTTAAAAATCCCGTGACTATTCAATAATAGGAAGAAGCATATGTAGCGCCCCCTTCGGCCCTCTACGGTATCCGCACTGTATTAACTCTAAATGCGGGGGCCCTGGATTCGTTTGTCCTCTACCTTTGAGCAGTGCTCCCATCACAGCCTATGCAGAGCTAGCATACCTATACCCAGTATATTCAAACACATTCAGAATGAACAACATATATACAATAACCCTCAGTCCGTTAATCCACCAAACACTTAAATATGTAAAAAGTTAAAGTAAAGAATCATGGCAGGCCTGGTCGATGCTTGAGTCCATAGTGACCACAAATGGAACGGCCGCTTCACTCCGAAGAGCAAGAACAAAGAAAATAAGATCCTGGAATCAGACAATAACTCTTTCGGCCAACATCCCTTCCCCTCTGGGAGGCGAATCTGTTCTCCCTGCATCGCCGCTCCACGGCTCGCAGCGAGTCACTCACAAGACGGGCAGTCTTGTCGCCTCCACTTCAGCGagcctcttcctctctctcgaGCCCCCGCCAAAGTTCCCGCTCTCtcgctcccccctcccctttccccGATTGGTGGATATAAAAACAGTACCCAATTAAACCAAAGTTAAAGGAAGGCAGGAATGTAAAAAACAAATTCATGCTATACTGTCTTTTTTTactgtcttttttattattgctgctgtttctaaagaatttccccattgtgggattaataaagtcaatctaatctaatctaatctaataaaTGCAGCACCTACCCCACGGTATATACACACTCCGCGACACAAAAGAATCCAACACCGGATTACACATAGATAAATCATATGAAAGCGCATTATGAACACAGAAGTGCTCTGACAGGCCGAACCTCGTTTCTGCTGCTCTCCTACCTTCTAGATTGGAGCCGGACCGCTACGCAAAACCTGGCGAAGAACCGCTCCAGGATGGTCCCAGGCTCTTCCCGCTTGTCCAATTCGACTCAGTCCAACAACACTACCAGCACATCCTTCCTGGCCAGTGAACCCGCAGAGTCTGTGAATGGCATCGGTGGGTGAAGGCACCAGTTTTTTTTTGAACAGCTCTTCATCACTGACGTTTTTACTAAACAAACATGAATGGTAGCTAAAACCTTTTGAGGAACTCCAGTTCCTTTCAGTGTATATTAACTAACATTTTTACAGATTTTATTTTGTCCCACAGCAGTCAAAACATTCAGCTATTAGCCTAATTGTCTTTTAGATCCACTTCAGCTGAATCAGCCTGCAGATCAGGTTTCCCCTCTGTGTCCACCTCCAGCTCTCTGACTCTGTGTCTTGCCTTGCAGAAAACCCCTATGATGACAGGAGCATCAATGCGCTGGAGGACGCACACGCAGATGTCATTGTGAACGAGATCATCAGCAGACACAGGACTACAAGGCGGCAGTGACCTCTAGGAGGAACGCACCACACATCGTAGCTCATTGTCTCTCGATTTCTGTCcaaacacagagaaaaaaatgcatcactGCATTTACTGCACTTAGGTGCAAGTTTACACAAAAACATACAGGTGATATTTATATACAATCCAGGAAGCCCATACCAATGACATATAGGACCTGTCATTGACAATTGTGATTTCAGATTTTGAAAAACATGCACACCGTGAAATTTAAAGAGAATTCTGCCTTCAGTGTTTAGTAATTCAGTTATATCTGTTATATCCAGCAATTCATATAATATcttatattatattcatcaaAAGGAAATTAGcgtcccagaatgcactgctttGTTATTCCATGATGCACTGAGTAGATTTTCTACTGGAGCCTGTCACCCATCCATCTTTATACTGCTTATCCAGGAGAGAGTCACGGGGAGCTGGACAGGGCGCGCACACAGAGGCTGGGCTGGGACGTGATGAACTCAGGGTTGCTACATGAACGTGTCTCCCTGGAGGCGTAAGGCTCTGGGAGGCTGCGAGGGACACGTGCGTGTGCAGGCAGGGCTCGGGGTGTTGGGGAGGAATGGCAGCTCAGTCATGCAAGCAGCCAACAAAAGACACGGCTTGTCTGGACTTGTGTGTCAGGGAGGTGAAGATACAGAGTGATAAGGGTGTACTGCTTTGTAAAATGACAGATATATGAAACCATACCTTCTGCTTGTAGATTCATAATCAAAAAATTGTGTGTTCTTAACAGTCGGACCCTAAAAGTAACCCAACTCTAGCCAGACAGCAATGCCTAGATTTGAACAGCAGGGGGGGATGTGGTGCAgtaataattaca encodes:
- the LOC111857273 gene encoding adhesion G-protein coupled receptor G2-like isoform X3, with the protein product MTPMSYTVVLKLAEDQDVCTVRKAVAMQFTGNSSINFTGPVCRVAICGPMVNISSAKVNWYQFNYSYKDFCIVPYVWPCQGDWINVNILNETCGTNSTVPPHTVSTVTSRPFSTVTTLTVVPPTTQSSEKQAQELLNLTMNAAALNSSQVAALVSSLEELLSGPSISQELGETVISAVSNLLNANASALAASSTRIIGLVDTVGIKLVLADPTETILSESVALGVKKVNGTNFQQTSFSIMNSSNVQIDGSGGLKAAASSPVPQGSITLPASLTSNLTSQDKLLASRVQFNFYQKSTVFVDKSLSRENRVLNSGILGSSVANLSISGLKDDVEFVLKTTEPNDKKKNVYCVFWNFTENNGSGGWSSAGCSVQNTTSEQTTCRCNHLTSFAVLLDISMDNSISPVQNEILTYISYIGCGISAIFLSVTLLTYLAFEKLRRDIPAKILIQLCLALLLLNLVFLLDSWLALYPQAKGLCISTAFFLHYFLLASFTWMGLEAFHMYLALVKVFNTYVTRYMLKFCIVGWGAPLIVVVIIISVNKDYYGFGSYGRFPDGSKDTFCWLADLTVFYVGVVAYFCLVFLINLAMFVVVLVQLCRIKRQNPHNSQHRSVLQDLRSVAGLTILLGLTWGFAFFAWGPLNLPFMYLFSIFNSLQGFFIFIFHCAIKENVRQQWRTYLCCGRLRLPENSDWSRTATQNLAKNRSRMVPGSSRLSNSTQSNNTTSTSFLASEPAESVNGIENPYDDRSINALEDAHADVIVNEIISRHRTTRRQ
- the LOC111857273 gene encoding adhesion G-protein coupled receptor G2-like isoform X4 → MSYTVVLKLAEDQDVCTVRKAVAMQFTGNSSINFTGPVCRVAICGPMVNISSAKVNWYQFNYSYKDFCIVPYVWPCQGDWINVNILNETCGTNSTVPPHTVSTVTSRPFSTVTTLTVVPPTTQSSEKQAQELLNLTMNAAALNSSQVAALVSSLEELLSGPSISQELGETVISAVSNLLNANASALAASSTRIIGLVDTVGIKLVLADPTETILSESVALGVKKVNGTNFQQTSFSIMNSSNVQIDGSGGLKAAASSPVPQGSITLPASLTSNLTSQDKLLASRVQFNFYQKSTVFVDKSLSRENRVLNSGILGSSVANLSISGLKDDVEFVLKTTEPNDKKKNVYCVFWNFTENNGSGGWSSAGCSVQNTTSEQTTCRCNHLTSFAVLLDISMDNSISPVQNEILTYISYIGCGISAIFLSVTLLTYLAFEKLRRDIPAKILIQLCLALLLLNLVFLLDSWLALYPQAKGLCISTAFFLHYFLLASFTWMGLEAFHMYLALVKVFNTYVTRYMLKFCIVGWGAPLIVVVIIISVNKDYYGFGSYGRFPDGSKDTFCWLADLTVFYVGVVAYFCLVFLINLAMFVVVLVQLCRIKRQNPHNSQHRSVLQDLRSVAGLTILLGLTWGFAFFAWGPLNLPFMYLFSIFNSLQGFFIFIFHCAIKENVRQQWRTYLCCGRLRLPENSDWSRTATQNLAKNRSRMVPGSSRLSNSTQSNNTTSTSFLASEPAESVNGIENPYDDRSINALEDAHADVIVNEIISRHRTTRRQ